The nucleotide sequence CAACTCTATTTGTAAAATTAAGTCAGACATTATAGGtcatgattttattaaaaaacattgctTCCCCTTCtttttatagtttcaaaatatacacctaaataataaaatatactattaGCAGATAAGTTAGACACACTCTCTGTACAACGTTAATATCGTCTTCCCCACATTTCATGATGAATATGTGTACCGAATTTCAAAGCAACtgatttctattttcaaaatggttCCCATAGCTTTAGGGAACATTAATGGAGTTCATAAGGTAGATATCACTTAAGCAAATCGGTCATGATTTAAGAAAAAGATCTGGCGAAaacacgaaaatacttaagtcaaatttcaatctcaactcattttaccacataaaagcatagtattgttcaaaatattgcatgtttttatactttttgaaaacgtattttctcatagaatgtgcTTTTGAAAGgtattgacaatatttcaaagaaaacttattctagagtaaaaatatacttgagtaattgttaaaaggtAATGAATTGCACTCACATTTTTGGCTGTATAATATTTTCTATTGGAATCTAGACCAAAGGTTTCAATCAACATTTTCAATGGTAGAAtgggattttaaaaaaatgtgcaaaaacatatatttttttttcatttcattttgatgttatatggTCAAATtagttgagattgagtttgagatttgacttaagtattttcgtgatattggggcctggcaTGTTTTAGTAAACTTCATGGGGACCGTTTGTAAGTAGCATTAGAACAAACTTTCTTAAATTATGGATGTTGTTTACTCCATTACAGTATAGCTATTCaatcttaaatgaaaatatgtttagcCCTTGGGCGAGTTTGGAAGCAGCTTATATAAATgtaaggtacatgtacacttTAGGATGATCATGTTTGTGCATCAAGTTTAGGCACAATCCTTTAAAATAAACTGTGGCCTTCAAAAAGGATGTATGTTACACACCGAATCAATCACTAAACAAGTCGTCAAAAAGCGTCCAATCGGAATAATCCTTAATGATATGCCGTTTGTTTATTACAAGTGTGAACAGCGTATGatttaaacttacaaaaataCACTTTGTATTTTTCGGACATTTTTCGGAATTTCTATTCAGGAAGCGACATCATAAATTAATAACACTTTGTAATAAGTCCAttgtctttaaatgaaaaacaaatcagaatTTTAAATCATCAATGTATCTTATGGagattcaatacattttttaaataaatatttatatttttattctaaatatcGAATTTGCTTAATTAAACAGCGCGTTAAATGCAGCACTCAGCACACGGTACAGTGTTGATACGGGATTGCAGATTAGCAGTGGCGTTAAATAGATTCAACTGACTGATTGATTATCTGGCGATATACTCAATAATTAGAATAGAAAACTTAAAGCATAAAACACCAATATGCGACCTTTATAGCACAATAACATCtaaaataagaaagttaaaGTCCTTTATCACGTAAAGATACTCATCGGTTTTATATACCGCAGATAACATTAGTATTAATATGCATATAAGAAACACACAGAGTGCGTGTTTCACCAATGGGATAACATGTCACTGATTCGTCTGACAAAGATGATCTACAAAAAGATAAAATGTGTGTTCAAACCGTTAACATAATTGAATTCAAGAACAGTAGTGATGCATATCATACACTCGGCTGGAGAAAGAGTAGATAATTATTTagcattttgaaagaaaagaagAATAAGTTGGTTTAGAAGAAAAGTATATGCATCTTGATCAACACCCATAGGTGTTGGTGTTCTTCAATGATACAATTTTAAGTATGCAGACATTCTCAAAATACTATCGTTGATGATACTAACACTAAGGCATGTTGTTACAGTTAGCATACTTAACTGTCATGAGTAAATGATTGGTAACAATTGTCAAGTATTCAAAGGAAACAACATGGGAATTATAATTTAGGAGGCCATTGCAAAAGGAAAAATgaagaaatgatttatttgtcaTGTTAAGGAGTCTTCTTAATGAGTTCCGCTAACtgtaagtttttaaaaaagttctTATTTCGTACAATCATCTTCTCCACATGCGAAGGGAAATTACTGCGTTGGAGCTTGAATAATTTAGAGGAAATAGCAATGGTAGGGTGCAACTATCAGCTGcggtaaaaataatattcatggAAAAGTTGGAAGGATAAAATCagtattttcagaaaacaatatTCCGACCGTCATATTTTGATATCAGTAATATTATACGCTTTCTTAACAAACATCGCTCATGACATTTCGTCATGCAATTTGGGAAATATCACTGACACGCTTCGTCAATTAATGTTCTTAAAGGTCTTAAAGTTAAGCTTTATCTCTGGCAATAGCAACAATAGTCAATAACTAATTACATTTTGAACAACCCTGGGATAATAAACTTTTTGACACACTGATTTCAAGGAGTAAACACATCGCAGAAGATCTTTAGATCTTAAAATGCAAACCCTAATTCCATGTGCCAAAACGTGTGTCGATAAAAAAGGATATTTGGgccattcaaaatataattattgtatatcGCTTAAATTCATGTAATATGCCGCTTTGAAAGTTTTTACACGATTCAACACGGACTTGACCAAATATTTGAAGTAAAGATGATTGAAAGTTATTATTAAGAAATTTATTCATGGACACCTTCCCATTGAAACTTTCAAACATGTATTCCCATAGACGCGAACTTTTCTTATTCTAACTGGTCGATATTAACATTCATGCCTAAGTCACTAATAGACACCTACCCATGAAACAGATAAGATGATTCCTAGATATAGATGCAATGTCTCCAAGAACTGTAGTGAAAACATGTTTGATATGAATTTATCACAAAATATTGTACTACATGCTtagttttacatatattttatttttccagaTTTGACGAAAAATATGCAGTATACAACTAATAGAACAAGCGATCACAGAATCTGGATTCGAATGTGTTGAGTTTCAAAAAGCATCAGTTCTAGACTCGACGGGAACCTATTGATTAAATGAGAGTCTCTGAACTTCCATGATTTACACTTTTAAGTGTATCGTTGCTAGTACCACACTAGAATTTTAGTGTTGTAATCTTTTTCAGATAACGAATACGCTGATCATTAACACCAAACGACCACGCATACTACAAATACTGCGAACAGGACTGAGCAACCTCCAGTAACATAATGTGCATTGCCCAGCCGTCCGGTGAGAATATGCCGCCAGTCAGAGTATGACTCAAAGGTCTATCTTCACTAAGAGTTACATAGATACTTTTCTTTTGacttgattttataattaacCTATATACTAACAAGCCCTTCCAGATATTATTTAGTTCATTAAATGAACTCTCGCATcacaattaaaatgataaatgtctTTTAATTAATTCGCTGTCGGGACATTTGGATATATAACTATGAAAAACATGAGTTCATTTATCCATGGGCATACATACACTATCTCATTCAAATTTTGAGTGCTAATGTTAATACACATAGGGTATTTAAAAACTTGGGTTATAGATCAAACCAAAAGTAATATGTACACACAGAGACTGACGAGACATCCAAACAGTTTGCAAAACAGATAAAATCACTAAAGATTTTGCGAGAAGCAAATATGAGTcaatttgattatttcaaaacgtttttcTTGATTCACTTAAAGATCATATAGGCTTCTTTTCCAATGGGCGTGTTCTTCATTTTGACGAGAAGTTCTGTATTCCCGAACATAAACGTAGTTTCTATAACCTGCTGCTCAAATGGAATATCGGTGCTGTTTTCAAGCTCAACTGTCCCTACAAGTTGACACCCGTGCTCTGTTGTGAACTCGTTATTCTCCTGGGTCGATCTGTAGACGTATGTTAAGGATATTTCACTGTTAGGAGTGCTCCTACGAGTAACCTGTTGGTCAACTCGCAATTCAGTGTTCGCCAGCACGAACACATTGAACCATTTAGGCACCCACCACTTTCCATTTTTCCAAACCTTCTTCTCATCTGGGTGCttcttttcatcaaaattgcCATACACATCGTGTCCATACGTGTATTTTACAACCATGGAGGAGACAATTGCGGGTTTGTGTCCAAACCTGACGGCACCTTTTAACACGGCCAGGCCCGCGTCTGAAGGGACGATGAGTCTGACGCCGGCTATTTCATTTCTCATTCTCTCCTTAACGTACGGGCTTTCACCGAAACCGCCCACCAGAATAACGGTTTGCACGCTTTTCATCTTTTGTTCAGCTAGAAGAGACTTTAGATGCTGCATCAGCAGTTCGATTGGTCTTTTAAACCATGATTTGACAACTGTTGTATCAATCTTCAGCTTGTCCTTACCTCCCGTAGTGATGGCCTTTTCCCAATTCGTTCCTTTAAAGATTTTGATGAATACTTTTCAGCAAGATCCTTCAGCGAGGCAGAAATACGAACATTTATCTGCGTTGTCTTTTCAATGTCAAATGACCGTTTCTTTCGTTCAAATTCTCGAATGACGTCGAAATAATCATTCATTTCCGTCTTTCAAAGGTCAATGACAGCTTTATCTCCAAAAATTCATTAATCGTGTTCATGTAATTTTCATCAATATAGATACCACCCCATGGACCCCCACTGGCTTTGTGGATTTCCTTCAGGGTTCCATCTGGGTTTCTCTCATGAACAGATATATCTGCTGTGCCTCCTGtgtttttaagataattataaatgcttcaaattaaataaataattccaATGCGACAAGTAACCAAGTGAAATCAACACATagaattttaattgtaaatgcaTCGTAAATGCAAAGTATAAAACtttatgatttaatatatatccATTACTCCAAGATCGACTACCATGTACTGTGATCATTGAATCATTACAGCACCTTTGACGTTTGACGTCTATACCCAACGTCTCCCACCAAGCTGAGGCACACTCCGGCTCCAAGGCCAACTGAAGGCGGCTTGGGTCTACTCCAGCCTTTACAACAAAGTAACGCATCAGCATATTGTAATACAATTAGTCATATTTTGCATAAACCATCGTATGCCACATTCACCTTTAgaaaaaactaaatgaaaaatCAATGATTCGATACACATAGTAGTCATTGgcacttgtccctgtagtttccatattatttatatttaacacaaattaaaatgtattcacaaaGTCTCTGTTAAATTTATACACGACATTATCTAAAGAAAACGAAACATATATGACCTTGTGGTGTGGCAATGCACCGGTTATTCAGCTGACTGAGTTCGTGAAATTGTTATTTCTATGAACATTCTATGCCATTAATAAAGAATGAGCGATAGTACTTTGGTTTATGTTATCTTATTTGCAAATACATCAAGAAAAAACATGTTATGTCGATAATTTctttagtaatatttttttaatattctataaaatatatagacatATTGATTCCCTTATATACATACGgtgtatgtatatttaaaccGTCATAAATTCTGAACAGAAATACCATCTAACAGGTCTGTACTAGTGTAGCCCTGAGGcaaatgtaatttaaagaaTGCAATGTCTCCGGCATGATATGCGACCTATTGCATAGCATTTTTGGCCATATGTCACTGTTAGATAGCAATCccataaaagtaaaattaacCTCAGTCAACATACATCGTCCCGGTTTAGTGACAGGTCACTATTATTCCATATGCAACTCATTGTTGTGAATTGctttttattacaaacaatacaaatgtcTTACTGTTACTGCCGCATCCCTCATAAATACCTGAGCATTGTCATCCCAGACAGCCGGGACGGTCAACATGTACAATATGTCTGTCTCCTCTATTTTTATGTCTTGCCTAGTAAATACCTCAAATAAGTGTTCTCTCAGGTATTTGATGGACATGACGAACAATGGGAAAGCAATCATCTGTTTTCCGCAAAAGTCCTCCACCGTAACATCTTTTGTCAAATGCTAAAGccgaaattaaaataaatcgttttactctaatatatatatatattcatgtttgtcTTTGTAGTGTGGCTTGCTCAAACCAGTTTTACgtttaattttgctttaattAATACATGCTGAGGTAAGGATGAAATTGTGTACTCGTAAAAAGGTTGAACCACCTACCCTCTCCAATAAGCCCATGTGTACTGACGATTTACAGGTAACCCGAAAATTAATTGTATTGATAACGGTATCTTAATTTATATGCTACTTCTGCTTTTTTTGTGAGACTCTTTGTGTCTGCCGTTTAATTTCTGTAAGGAATTTAACGTTGCGCATCTAAACAAGGTTATCGTTATTTGTTAATGCCATGTAGttgccattgtattattgagCGCATGAATCGGGGCGTAAAAGTGTGGAATTTTCTTGACTTGAATCAAATGATACAGTATTCGGAGAATCTATTATTATCACTACAAACCAAATTGCTTGTATTACTTATGTgtataatgttaacattttatcttatttatttataacatacctTGTTGCTTTGTAAAACCATCTTAAACCTCTGACAAGGCCTCCAGCCTAGGTGCGCGTCATCTTCAGGTAGGGCTCagatttgtttgaatatttttgggCTCGTCTCGGAAGGAGAAGGCATAACCGCTGTATGTGGTTCCAAAGTGAATAGCTGCCACCAGCAGGATCTTGCTCTTGGCATTGACTGCCATGGTTGATCAAGCTACACGCTGCTCTAAGACAAGAAAGAAAGGTGAAGATGAGAGTAGTTCGGTGCTACCTGTTTTCTCCTAcatatgaaattatgaaatcAACTCTGCTCATTCTATCATAGGAACGAACTTGTTTTTAGTAGTAATAATCTTCAATAGTTATACTGTATTGTTGAAAATCTGAGGTATGAACTGAGCCCAGTATAAAACAGTCGCAATGCCCCGATATCGCATATTTAAGTTATTACTCAATTataactcattttaccacacaCAAGTAATATCTTGTTTCAACATCTTAGTGTTGATTAATGTAATAAAGAAGAATGTATTCCAGACCTCAAAACTGATCAACAATAACTCTTTTCATTATTCTAATAATACGCTCTACTAAATTGTTAAGTTCATCATTATTACCCTATTGAATTATCACACAAAAATCGCCTACTATGCGAGACAATACACTTTTGAAAAGATGGTTGGATGTGAAATGAGTTTTGAATCCTGCTTGCTGTTTATTTTGGTGAAAGGAGTTTATATTAAGAttggaaaatgacttaagtgtTTTGTGTGATATGGAAGCCGGTACTGATTTCTACCCAGGTTTACTGGATAGTAATTCATAAAGCTTTGAGTTTCTTCACAAACTAGCTGAAATTATCATGATCAGAATTCGATGAAggcactttatttatttatttattttatttaagggacGGAAGACCATAGTGCATATTAGAACTGTAATAAATGGTATGACAGTTCAAACGTACTGATGCTGTACTAAACCTATCACAGCTTAGTCAGGATTTATCACTGTCTTGCGGGTGAATGTAAAGGTCAAATATACTACATCTTAGACAACCGCCTGACTCTGCCGCTAAGAAAAAGAGTTCCATCCCACGGAAGAAAAACTGTACATGATACATGATCTTTTTAAATACggacaaaacaatatatactgaaaagtattttattttatttttgagtaaaaCGCTTGCAAGTAAAATGTATTCGTACGCAAAATAGGACGCACTGTACCGTGAAAGCTTCGTATTCAGATATTTTTGACGCGTCGTTCTAATGGTACTaatttgttttcgacatttcgTGCCCATTGGAAATTTACGTTTGATATTCCATCTCCACTGAGATATTTACCTGAATAATTTtggactgttttttttttgaatacaTTACTATTTAATGTGAATTGTTAAGGAAAACgcttttcttatttttacaaaagCACAACATAATTAATAGCGTACCGCTTTAAACCATAACATATGCGTAAGAGGCGTTTCCCCCTCAATATTAAAGAGTAAACGTTCGacttaaacgttttatttttttacattttagctTTTAACTCCACCCATTCATTGTCAAACGCTTTCTTCACTGTCTTACTTTatcatttttcttattatcCGTAGAAAGTAAGGTAACCGTGTAAATAAGCAAATCATATAATACTTGTTCATCAAACTGCGTTAGTAGCTTCTGATTTGTGACTTGTAAAAAATGACCAAATTTCGTTCAGTCAATTTTCTGTAATTGACATTTAAAACGGTCAAAGTGGGGTTTCGTGCCCCTACGTTAATGCAGAAGAAGTGTATTACGGACACAGAAGGACTTTTCTTACCGCCAgaagtatgttttgttttcttacgGCCATAGCGGACGTCTTTAACAATTTCTATATAATGGGCGTAATGTCCATTTATTCCATTACGCTTCTTACAGCCAATATTATGTAACTTACGTTTTCGAAGGTCAAAAGTGACCTTTTCATATCCGCTTTAGCGTAATGGACATGTATTactgataaaatgtttttcatgtcAACAAAGGACATTTCTCACTGCCAATAGTATGTTACGGACGTTAAATTTACCAATTTGAAAGTGGAATTCAAACGGTACATATTATGACATGAACGTTTATTACGACGAATTTACAATGATAACTTTCACTTCTGCACTGTTATTTAATGAACGTTTCCCACGTCCATGAAGGACGTTTTTTTCGGCcattatgtttaatgttgtcTATCATGGCCTATGCAATATTAAGAATATAAGGGTATTGGGGTTTGGTCCATTATCGCTTTATCTCACTGGAATCAAACGTCATCCAGGCAGGAACAAATTTGACCTTTGATAGTGAATATATCAAAACgtatttcaaagttattttgGGTGTTAGGAGCTAATTATTCATTatggaaaatgaaaaacagtGGAAATATTAAAGTCGAATAATGAAAGAAACATCATTATTCATTCGCgttgtgtaaaaatgttatactaGCGGTAAAGGTATAATGTGAATGTTGATTATTGTTCCGATAATACATACATGCTTAATATTTCTCTTATTGATGACTGTGTCAAAAACTTAATTTAATCCTTCATTGAAGACCCTCCCCTGTTTCAGCTGACCGTTCAAAAGCGGTAACACAaacatttgtcaataaaaataattgagtgCATGTACtacttgttttttattaaattgtaaggttttgtgtttttttaaaagtgtatacTAGTATGAGGCTTGCCTCCgtagtttcatttttttaataagcaGGGTTTTCATTATGTCGCATACTTAAATGAACGCCCGTCGTATATTTCTTGACGCTTTAACAGTATGAATAATTCAGCTATAAATCTAACTAGTATATTCACAACAACTATGAGCATTGGATATAGGCCAACTATTGATTAATATTCTTATTTCCTCTTTTCAAGTGTTAAAAGATAGTCAACATCAATTTCAGTGAAGTCAACAGACCCTTCGGGTGTGCTTTTAACTTAGATCAAGATCATGAAATTACCAAAGTAGggaaatattcaaacaatacaaattgattttaaatattaacagttTCTCTGTCattgaataaacatgcatccATTACGagacaaattgttttttatagCTAAAATGATAACGACAGTTTTAGACCAAGGGACATTCCGCAATGGTGATCTTTTGAGTAACAACATTTCACCAAGCAATGGTGTTTCTTAAAATAAGGGTACACTCCTACCGCACTATTCCCGtccatatttattaagttacaATCTCCAAAAGCATATTTGTAGTCAAATTCTCTCACCAATACATGGTTTTGGCTAGAACGAGGGGAAAAAACTCAATCAAAATCCCCATTAATCTTTTTAGTTATATTCTCCCTCATGCACACAGTGTTGCTTGGCAGGAGGTTATACACCGCCTTTACCATACACGTCCTTCTTCCTATCACAGACACGTTGCAGAGGTGGATCCCGGATTTCAAAGGAGCAACATTTATACCATAATATACAACTTACTAAGAAAAACCTATCTAAGCTAATCTTCTATTTTCAACTGGTAActtcaattgaaatattaaatcagCATGAAGTTTTTATACACTTTCTACGATCTTCACTATGAAATAATGGGTATAAACTTCCTCACATTAAAGTTGATCATATGcctaaaaattattatttaatgtcgGCTGCCTATGTGGCGTAATTTGAgatcaatacattatttatgtcTTCAGCAAATGATGCACATTATGTCAATAGCATATGTCATTCAACGTACACAAAAGCTGTATGTGCACAATTGAattgaataatacaatattaacaaaaaaaagttttctaGTTCTCAATTTGCAGTAAACGTAACTGTTAATGTATATTCATGTTAAGAACATATTAACTCAAGTAAAGTTCAAATGttgtaaatgtaaattgaatatgGTGACAAGGTTATCTATGTTTTTCTAACCCTCTTaaactgtcaaatatttaatgttaacatcCGGAAAGTAATAAATACACCATAATGCAAACTTTACAGACCCTCATAACAAAAATGTTCTGGAGGAGGATCAATACCACTTACGGTCGCATGTAAACACTTGACACTTGACACTTGACACTATTTGAGCCACGAAATTTTGATCGATCTTACACCAAAGCCTTGATCTGCCTTTGATTTAGATCTATTTCCGTCCTCTATTTACTTTTAgattttgcatatttgtttattgaaatgacTGTATGCAGATCCCATGCCTTTATGGTATTTTGGAATTTTTGCgatgttgaaatgaaacattgatTTCGAATGCCAACTTTAACTAGGGATATGCTGCAGCAAGGTAAGGCACCAATATAAGATGCCTGGAGTTGTATTTATTACTCACGtatgaacattttaacacaGTAACCAAATAGTTCATTGTCAATAAGTGAACCTTCAAAACAATAAGACTCGAAAATCAAATACCTTGAAAGAATCGTACAATGTTCCTGTACAATTCTAACTATAACAATCCCATAGCATTAGCATCATTGCAAATCTTTGGATGATACGATCCACatatattaatttgtatatttcgTGCGTTCATTTAGTATAAGCCCTCGTACGTGATT is from Mya arenaria isolate MELC-2E11 chromosome 9, ASM2691426v1 and encodes:
- the LOC128245770 gene encoding heat shock 70 kDa protein 12A-like → MERVQTIILVGGFGESPYVQERMKNEIAGVRLFVPPDAGLAVLKGALRTTQENPDYTTDPRCELLGTIRLVNSIDIPFEIQESEVTFLFGDTELLAGVDPSRLQLALEPECASAWWETLGGTADISVHERNPDGTLKEIHKARTNWEKAITTGGKDKLKIDTTVVKSWFKRPIELLMQHLKSLLAEQKMKSVQTVILVGGFGESPYVKERMRNEIAGVRLIVPSDAGLAVLKGAVRFGHKPAIVSSMVVKYTYGHDVYGNFDEKKHPDEKKVWKNGKWWVPKWFNVFVLANTELRVDQQVTRRSTPNSEISLTYVYRSTQENNEFTTEHGCQLVGTVELENSTDIPFEQQVIETTFMFGNTELLVKMKNTPIGKEAYMIFK